The genomic DNA AAGGTATATTTTCCAAAACTGTCGGCCACGTTAAAGCTGTTGATGATATCGACCTCGTTATCAAAAAAGGCGAAACACTCGGCTTAGTAGGGGAATCAGGCTGCGGCAAAACTACAGTGGGCCGCTCACTCTTAAGATTAATCGAACCAACCGGCGGAAGCATCATTTACGACGGCAAAGATATTACCAATATCCCGCTCGATGAAATGAAGGCATACCGCAAGAAGATGCAGATAATTTTTCAGGACCCGTATTCATCACTTAATCCGAGAATCACCGTAGGCGGAATGCTTACTGAAATCCTTAAGTTCCACGAAATCGCCGAAGGCGAAGCTGCCGATAAAAGAGTAGCTGAACTTCTCGAACGCGTCGGCCTGCGCAAGATATATGCAAGACGCTATCCACATGAATTCTCCGGCGGACAAAGACAGCGTATCGGTATTGCAAGAGCGCTTTCAGTTCAGCCTGAGCTTATTGTTTGTGATGAACCCGTATCTGCTCTTGACGTTTCCATTCAGTCGCAGGTAATCAATCTGCTGCTTGATTTGCAGAAGGAGTTCGGACTAACATATCTTTTCATATCACATGACTTATCAGTTGTAGAGTACATCTCAAACAGAGTTGCCGTTATGTACCTCGGCAAAATTGTTGAGATCGCCGATACAAGCGAGCTTTATACAAGCCAGAAACACCCATACACACAGGCATTACTATCAGCTGTTCCTGTTCCTGACCCTAAGAACAAGTCAAAGCGTATCATCTTATCGGGAGACGTACCGTCTCCTGCAAATGTGCCGTCTGGATGTTACTTCCATCCGAGATGCCCGAAGGTGTTTGGCGATTGCCCGAACATAGGACCGGTATTAGCTCCGGCATCAGGTCACAGAGTAAGATGTCTGCTTTATCCTGAAAGCTATCCGGGCACGCAGAAAGTAGCTTAGTTTAGTTGCCGGTTTATAGTTGACGGTTGTCAGATAGTCGGGAAAAAGTCGGGTTTTAATTATTCATTATTCATTATTAATTATTAATTATTTGACTTGGTCGGGAAATAGTCGGGTTTCTGA from Bacteroidota bacterium includes the following:
- a CDS encoding ATP-binding cassette domain-containing protein, translating into MSENLLEIKGLKKYFPIKKGIFSKTVGHVKAVDDIDLVIKKGETLGLVGESGCGKTTVGRSLLRLIEPTGGSIIYDGKDITNIPLDEMKAYRKKMQIIFQDPYSSLNPRITVGGMLTEILKFHEIAEGEAADKRVAELLERVGLRKIYARRYPHEFSGGQRQRIGIARALSVQPELIVCDEPVSALDVSIQSQVINLLLDLQKEFGLTYLFISHDLSVVEYISNRVAVMYLGKIVEIADTSELYTSQKHPYTQALLSAVPVPDPKNKSKRIILSGDVPSPANVPSGCYFHPRCPKVFGDCPNIGPVLAPASGHRVRCLLYPESYPGTQKVA